From the Planktothricoides raciborskii GIHE-MW2 genome, the window TCCATCAGGGTAGGTTTGCCGTTGCTTAAGGCTACGTCTAAGGGGATGGAATTTTCGGCAATTTCGCTGAGAGACGCGGTGGTGGTTTCTGTGCGTAAGCCGATAAATAAGGATACACTCAGAGCGATCGCCACCAACACAATTAGAAAATTTCTCAGTTGCGGGGCAATAGCGCTAATCGCGCCATTCGTCCGCTGCGCGGAATCGTTGGCTTCAACAGCGGATCTGGCTGAGTTAGGTGACATATCGTTCATGGGATGGATTTGTTAAGTATTGTTACAATTTTTCCCAGTTTAACCGAATTATGCCAAAAACGGCGTAAAGCCATCGCGAGATTGCTCCGCAACGCTATCGCGAACGCGCTTAGGGGCGAGAATCGCAGTGAAGAAATCAGGAGAAGGCCGTGAAAAAACGAGTAACTTTAACCTTTCCCAGAAGTTCTCTGGGGATGCCGCTGACTTATCGATTGGCGAAAGATTTTAATGTCGCCGCCAATATTATTCGGGCGCAAGTAGCCCCCAATCAAATTGGTAAATTGCTTTTAGAATTATCCGGGGATATTGATGCTTTGGATGCGGCAATTGATTGGATGCGATCGTTAGATATTGAAGTGTCAACGATTAGTGGAGAAATCTTGATTTCAGAAGAAAGTTGTGTCCATTGCGGGTTATGTACGGGAGTGTGTCCCACGGAAGCACTGACTCTGGAAAAGAAGACCTTTAAACTAACTTTTGTGCGATCGCGCTGCATTGTCTGCGAGCAATGTATTCCCACCTGTCCGGTGGATGCGATTTCTACAAATTTATAGGAGGATTTACTGATTTATTTGTGCTTCATTTTTATGGTTTATGATAAATTATTCTAGCATAAAAACAAAGAACAAGTAACCCATAACTAAAAAAATCTAGCCAGCCAACAACCACCAACCACCAAATAAAAAGT encodes:
- a CDS encoding NIL domain-containing protein; translated protein: MKKRVTLTFPRSSLGMPLTYRLAKDFNVAANIIRAQVAPNQIGKLLLELSGDIDALDAAIDWMRSLDIEVSTISGEILISEESCVHCGLCTGVCPTEALTLEKKTFKLTFVRSRCIVCEQCIPTCPVDAISTNL